ACAATTATAAAGATGCTGAGTGAGTCATCTGTTATAGAAGCATCTTCATAAAATCCTATTTTCATATCGGGTGTTTGTCCGCATTTATCTTGTATAAATTTTTGTATTTTTTCATTCTCTTCGGGAGTTACTTCCCATTCAGGTTTTGTGCCATGTCCTACATTTATAAGCACTTTTTTAGCACCCTCCATGGATATGTTTTTCAAGAGAGGACATGAAATAATTTGTTCTATGGCTTTCAGACATCTGTCTTTTCCATTTTCTTTTCCTGACCCTATAAGAGTAGTTCCTGATTTTTCCAAAGTGTTATAGACATCTCTAAAATCTACATTTTTATATCCGGGAATAGTGATTATTTCGGCTATTCCCTTGGCTGCATTTGCGAGAATATCATTTGCTTTATTATAAGCAGAGCGTATACCACCGATTCCTGGGTATTCTTTTAGTATTTTTTCATTTTCCACAATTATAATAGCGTCACACACTTCTTGAAGAGCAGTTATACCGTCTACTGCATTTTTTCCTATTTTTTCCCCTTCTGATTTTTGAGGACTACTCACAATAGCTACGGTGAGTATTTGCATTTCTTTGGCTATTTTTGCTATTACCGGAGATGCACCTGTTCCTGTTCCTCCACCCATTCCTGCGGCTATAAAGATCATTTTGGTATTTTCTCCAAATATTTTTTTGATTTCTTCTTTTTTTTCTTCCGTTGCTTGTTTTGCCATTTCTGGATTTGTTCCCGCTCCTAATCCATCTTTTCCGAGTGTTAATTTATTTGGAACGGGGCTCATCTGTAAGCTTTGGTCATCCATATTGGTTACCAAAAACTCTACATCTTTAATTCCTTTTTCAAACATATAATTCACAGCATTCGTTCCTGCTCCTCCTACCCCTATTACTTTTATATAAGGGGTATTTTTTGTTTTAGGTATTTCTAAATACATTTTTGTATTATTTTATAATTATGTAATAATTTATTTTATATCATCTAATAAAAATTCTTTGGTTTTTTCTATTGCATTTTTAGTAAACTGCTTCGCATTTTCAGATAGTGCATCCAGGATACCCCCTTTTTTATGAGAAGTTGTTGTGGCAGAGGGTTCTGTTTCTTTTACTGTGATGGTGTTTCGATGATGGATAATATCATTTTTTGCATCATTCATTCCTTCTATGAGTAGTCCTACAAGTGTAGCGTATTTTGCATCGGCTATAGAACGTATTTTTAAAGAGTTTATATGCTCGGTTGGCCACCCTATTCTAACAGGTATCCCTGTTTTCAATTCTACAAGAGATTTTATTCCATCTTGGTTACTTCCACCACCTGTGAGGACAATACCGTGTTGGGTTATTTTTTTATGGTATCCCGCACTAATCATTTGTGTGTGTATCCATTCTATTATTTCAGACAATCGGGCATGTATAATTTCGGTGAGATATTTTTTAGGGATTTCTCGGGGTTTTTCTTCTCGAGAAGAATTGGCTACAGCTACCATCTGTTCTTGTTCTAATGATTCTGTGGGGTAAGCAAACCCCGCCTCTATTTTGATTTTTTCTGCGTCAGAAAACTTTATACGACATCCTTCTTTGATATCTTCTGTGAGTCGCTCCCCACCTACTGCAAAAACTCCTACAGATTGTACTGTTTTTTTTTCAAAAATTACATAATCCGTTGTACCCCCTCCTATATCTATAACGCATGTACCTTCATCTATCTCATCTTCGTTTAAAACAGACCTTCCCGATGCAATTCCTTGAAACATATACTTCACATGAATCTTCTCTTTTGCAATATAATGCAATGAGCTATCTATTTTACTTGCCGCTCTATCTATGCACATTTTTATTTTATTGACAGTACTTTCAGATGTAGTGATGACCATGAAATGCCCTTCTAATCGTGTGCCAGACCTACCTATTGGATTAGATACAGGTGGGTTATGATCAATTTTAAAATGGTGCTGGTATAATCCAATAATGATATTATTTCTTATGTCCGGAATTATTTTATTTTTTAAAGACTCTTTGAGAAGTTCTATATCATTTTTAGTTATTATGTGCTCGGATTCCTTTTCTTTCTCTTGGAATACCATAGTATGTTGTTTTCTCCATGAGGTGACGTGCCTTCCCGATACACCTACATACACTTCTCCAATAGTAACAAAACTCTCTTGAGCAAGTTTTAATAATACCTCATAGATAGCATTACTTGTATTTTCCACATTATCTATTTGCCCAAATTTTACCCCGTCACATTTTTCTTCCGCAAAGGATATTACTTCTAAGGTATTGTCCTGTCGCTTTAATTTTCCTACTGCCCCGCATATTTTAGTAGTTCCTATATCTAAAGCAACGGTATATATGCTCCCATCTTTCTCTCCCAAATGTAATTTCTTGCCCTCTTTATTATCTACCATACTATTTTTTATTTTTACTGCTTATTCACAGATAATTTGATTTTTAAATTTCACATTTACTTTTTTATATGTATTCCATCCTTTACTCGGAAGTATTTTCGTGTAAAAAACTTTTATTCTTTTGAATTTATCTTCTATATCTTCTATACTTTTTGCTCTTCCAAATTCAACTATTTGTCGGGATACCTGTGTAAAAAAAACAATATCTCCTGTGCTATAAAATATTATTTCTGAAACCTGGTTTTTCCAAAATATGTTTTTATCTATAAAATCTAAAAACTGAAATAGCTCCTTTCCTATATTTGTTTCTATAATATTTTTTTTAAAAGAAATGTTTTTATCAAATTGTATTAATACTGTCCTTGCAGTAAATTTATCTGAAAGAGGTATTATAGATCCTTGTTTCGTTATATAATTTCCGGTTATACCATTATTGAGAATTCTTCCTATAAGTTTTTTTTGAGTAATTGATATTTGTAGATTCCCAATAAAATCATAATACACCTCTGCTTTCTCTATAAAAAAATTTCTCTCTACTATGCTCTCTATTTCTTTTAAATCTATATCTTTGATATACTTCTTTTTTTCAAAACTATATCCTTCTCGTATAATACGAAAAATATCTTGTTCGTTTATAAAATAGAGTTCATCTGAGTAATCTATTTGAACAGAAATTTCCTGCACCGACCGGACATATTGCCTCCTGTTTACTTCTCTTATAATTATAAATAAGATGATAAATCCTAATACAAATAAAAGAATTTTTTGGACAGGCATCTTTTTCTTATTTTGTAGCATATTTACCAATATCTTTTTTTTGAATCATATTTTATAATTTTTGTATACAGTTTTATTACCATTTTATTAACAAAAAAAATATAATCTATGTTTGATTTCGTTAAAAATTACAAATAATTGATTATCAAAA
This DNA window, taken from Chitinophagaceae bacterium, encodes the following:
- the ftsZ gene encoding cell division protein FtsZ — encoded protein: MYLEIPKTKNTPYIKVIGVGGAGTNAVNYMFEKGIKDVEFLVTNMDDQSLQMSPVPNKLTLGKDGLGAGTNPEMAKQATEEKKEEIKKIFGENTKMIFIAAGMGGGTGTGASPVIAKIAKEMQILTVAIVSSPQKSEGEKIGKNAVDGITALQEVCDAIIIVENEKILKEYPGIGGIRSAYNKANDILANAAKGIAEIITIPGYKNVDFRDVYNTLEKSGTTLIGSGKENGKDRCLKAIEQIISCPLLKNISMEGAKKVLINVGHGTKPEWEVTPEENEKIQKFIQDKCGQTPDMKIGFYEDASITDDSLSIFIIVTAFAKQTPIESPYRHFTLTEQPKNKNEAEKRVFVGSNQKNIIPLDEEIENTLFSADSTNKNKLYQNKPKVNFIAKEEKSLKPETYKEEQERKRKEREKQYENKPAEPLDQPTIESFQNRPSYEREKISLEPTHNTFQNKNSPYSVGDTFTKNENSTSNIFLHPGVD
- the ftsA gene encoding cell division protein FtsA; translated protein: MVDNKEGKKLHLGEKDGSIYTVALDIGTTKICGAVGKLKRQDNTLEVISFAEEKCDGVKFGQIDNVENTSNAIYEVLLKLAQESFVTIGEVYVGVSGRHVTSWRKQHTMVFQEKEKESEHIITKNDIELLKESLKNKIIPDIRNNIIIGLYQHHFKIDHNPPVSNPIGRSGTRLEGHFMVITTSESTVNKIKMCIDRAASKIDSSLHYIAKEKIHVKYMFQGIASGRSVLNEDEIDEGTCVIDIGGGTTDYVIFEKKTVQSVGVFAVGGERLTEDIKEGCRIKFSDAEKIKIEAGFAYPTESLEQEQMVAVANSSREEKPREIPKKYLTEIIHARLSEIIEWIHTQMISAGYHKKITQHGIVLTGGGSNQDGIKSLVELKTGIPVRIGWPTEHINSLKIRSIADAKYATLVGLLIEGMNDAKNDIIHHRNTITVKETEPSATTTSHKKGGILDALSENAKQFTKNAIEKTKEFLLDDIK